CGCTTCTGGAATGGGACGGCGAGACACGTCGGCACGTCGCGGTGCATCATCCGTTCACCGCGCCCATGGACGAGGACATCCCGCTGCTCGACACCGATCCCGGCAAGGCGCGCGCCAAGGCCTACGACATGGTGCTCAACGGCTCGGAAATCGGCGGCGGCAGCATTCGTATCCATGACCGGGCGGTGCAGAGTAAAATGTTTGAACTGATGGGCATCGGCGATGAGGAAGCCCGCATCAAGTTCGGCTTTCTTCTCGAGGCCCTCGAATACGGGGCGCCGCCCCATGGCGGCATCGCCTTCGGCCTGGACCGCCTGACCATGATCCTCGCCGGTACCGATTCCATCCGCGACGTCATCGCCTTTCCCAAAACCCAAAAGGCCACCTGTCTCATGTCGGAAGCGCCGGGCGAGGTGGATGAAAAACAGTTGCGCGAACTCGGCATCCGACTTGCCGCTCGCCCCAAATAACCAGAGCGCATAGGTCCGCAAAGGGGGGCGGTCGGCCGTTGGGGCGCCGCTCCCCTTTTGTATTGTCTTTTCTCGTCCGAGGTGTTTGACCGTCGTTGCTGATGCTTAGAATTTTTGTAGTCATATTGCTCCTGGCGACAATTCAGTCCGGCTGCTCCGCGCCGCCGCCGCGCCAGGAACTCGAGGGCGCGCGCAGCCTGGTCGCTCGGGCCTATGCCCTGGGGGCGGAACAACTGGCCACCAAATCCTATCGGGATGCCCAGGAAGCTTTGCGCCAGGGGGAGCTCGATATCGCCCAGGGCGAATACCCGCGCGCACGCACATCCTTTGCCCTTGCTGAACATTATGCCCGCGAGGCCATCCGCTTGACCGAGCAAGAGCGACTGCGCCGCGAAGAGGAGAAACTGGCGCGTGAAGCCGCGGAACGCGAAGCGCAGAGAGCGGCCGTCCCCGCTCCCGCGCCCGTGTCGCCGCGCGCGCGCCCCGCGCCACCTCCTGCCGCAGTGCCCGCGCGTCCCGCGGCTCCAGCCGCGGCGCCCTCGACCGTTCCGGCACCGGCAACGGTGCGGGTTTCCACCTACGATGTCCAGACCGGCGATACCCTCTGGTTGATCGCCGCGCGCCCCGAAGTGTACGGCGACCCCCTGCTCTGGCCCTTGCTCTACAAGGCCAACCGCGACCAGATCAAGGATCCGCGTCGGGTCTATCTCGGCCAGACCCTCGACATCCCCCGCAATGTCTCCCAGGACGAATTGGAGGAAGTTCGCGCCCAGGCCCTTCAGTCTGAAATCTTTCCGGTGGATCCCTTGCTGAGAAAAACCCTTTCCCCTCCCTAGTTTCCCTTGATTCGTCGTTTCTCCATCCGGGTTTCGCGGTGGCGAGAGGCGTGTGGTCCCCTTACGGAAAAAGCGTTTTAATCCTTGCCCTGTGGAGGCTTTTCAGCGCCTTCCTGCCAGGTACATTTTTCTTGACACCCCCGGGGGGTTTGTATACTGTATACACGATTCGGCCTCCGGGCAGCGTTGCGGCGTTTAGTGGATTGCTGGACTGATCACTGCGGCGATGCCGGAGTTTCGGATGGGCATCCGGGATTGTTTCCAGTTAAAACATGGTTGATCATGGCAAGTGGCGTGGATTTTTTTCATTTGCTCTGAAGGTGGCTGGACAATAACTAAGGAGAGATCATGACGACGAAACCTGCAAAAATTATTTGGACCGAAATCGATGAGGCGCCTGCGCTGGCAACCTATGCGTTGCTTCCTGTGGTGGAGGCTTTCACCAAGGGGACGGGCATCGCGGTTGAAATGAGGGACATCTCCCTTTCCGGGCGCATCATCGCCACCTTTCCCGACAAGCTCAGGGAAGACCAGAAAATTCCCGATTATCTGAGTGAATTGGGAGAGCTTGCCAAGACCCCCGAAGCCAACATCATCAAGTTGCCCAATATCAGCGCCTCCATCCCTCAGTTGCAGGCGGCCATCAAGGAACTCCAGGCCAAGGGGTATGATCTCCCCGATTATCCCGAGGAGCCCAAGACCGCCGAAGAGAAAGAGATTCAGGCGCGTTATGCCAAGGTGCTCGGCAGCGCCGTCAATCCCGTGTTGCGTGAGGGCAACTCCGACCGTCGCGCCGCCGCTTCCGTCAAGGAATTCGCGCAAAAGCATCCGCATCGCATGATGCAGCCCTGGCCGGAAGTGTCCCAGACCCGCGTCGCGCATATGTCCGGTGGGGATTTCTACGAGAACGAGACCTCCGTGACTCTGGGCAAGGCCACCGAGGCGCGGATCGAGTTCGTCGCCGAGGACGGCAAGGTGAGCGTGCTCAAGGAAAAGCTGCCCCTTCAGGCGGGCGAGGTTCTTGATTCGACCCACATGGACGTCGCGGCGCTGCGCAAGTTCTATGCGGAGACCATCGATGAGGCCAAGCGCAAGGGGGTTCTGTTCTCCTTGCACCTCAAGGCGACCATGATGAAGATCTCCGATCCGATTCTATTCGGTCATTGCGTTTCGGTCTTCTACAAGGACGCCCTTGAGAAGCATGCCGACGCCCTTAAGGAGATCGGGGCGAACGTCAATAACGGTCTCGGCGATGTGCTGGCCAAGCTCGATCGTTTGCCCGCCGCCAAGAAGGCCGAGATCGAGGCGGATATCCAGGCGGTTTATCAGACGCGTCCGGCCGTGGCCATGGTCGACTCGCGCAAGGGCATCACCAATCTGCATGTGCCCAATGATGTGATCATCGACGCTTCCATGCCGGTGGTCGTGCGCGACGGCGGCAAAATGTGGAACCTGAAGGATGAGCTTCAGGATTGCATCGCCACGATTCCCGATCGTTGCTATGCCACCATGTATCAGGCCATCATCGAGGACTGCCAGAAGCACGGCCAATTCAATCCGGCGACCATGGGTCATGTGTCCAACGTCGGCCTGATGGCGCAAAAAGCCGAGGAATACGGTTCGCACGACAAGACTTTTACCGCGCCTGCCAAGGGTCGCATCCGCATTGTCGATGCCTCGGGCGCCACGCTGCTGGAGCAGAAAGTCGAAGCCGGAGATATCTTCCGCGCCTGCCAGACCAAGGATCTGCCGATCCGGGACTGGGTCAAGCTGGCCGTCAATCGTGCCAAGGCTTCGGGTGCTCCGGCCGTTTTCTGGTTGGACGAAAAGCGCGCCCATGATGCTCAGTTGATCCAGAAGGTCGGCACCTACCTCAAGGATCACGACACCACGGGGCTCGACATCCGCATCATGAAGCCCGTAGATGCCATGAAGCTCAGCTGCGAGCGGGCGAGAAAGGGTCTGGACACCATTTCCGTGACCGGCAACGTGCTGCGCGATTATCTCACCGACCTGTTTCCGATTCTTGAGCTGGGAACCAGTGCGCGCATGCTGTCCATCGTGCCGCTTCTCGCGGGTGGCGGCCTGTTTGAAACCGGCGCCGGCGGTTCGGCGCCCAAGCACGTGCAGCAGTTTCTCAAGGAAGGGCATCTGCGCTGGGATTCCCTGGGCGAGTACTGCGCCCTGGTTCCCTCGCTGGAGATGATCGCCCAGAACACCGGCAACGCCAAGGCGTCGGTATTGGCCGAAACCCTGGATCGCGCGGTGGCCAAGTATCTGGAAAACGCCAAGGCGCCTTCTCGCAAGGTCAATGAGATCGACAACCGCGGCAGCACCTTCTATCTGACCCTCTACTGGGCCCAGGCTCTGGCGGCGCAGGACAAGGATGCCGATCTCAAGGCACGCTTCACCAAGGTCGCCAAGGATCTGGAGGCCAATACGGCCAAAATTGATCAGGAACTCCTGGCCGCGCAGGGTCGCCCGGTGGATATCGGGGGGTATTTCCGCCCCGATCCCGTCAAGGCGGCCAAGGAAATGCGCCCCAGCGCAACCTTTAACGCAATTATCGATTCGATCGCCTGATCCTATTAATAAACGACGGTTGCCGGTTTGCCGGCAGGGCCGGGATGAGGAATCGTCCCGGCCCATTGGAATCATTATCTAACAGAAGGAGAGACTCTCATGGCAAGACCGAAAATTGCGTTGATCGGTGGTGGACAGATCGGTGGTGTTCTGGCCCAGCTTTGCGCGCTGCGGGAACTGGGGGACGTGGTTCTGTTCGATATCGTCGAGGGCCTGCCCCAGGGCAAGTGCCTGGACATCGCCGAGGCTTCTCCTGTCGACGGTTTTGACGTCGAGCTCAAGGGCACCAACGATTACAAGGATATCGCCGGCGCCAATGTCGTCATCGTCACCGCCGGTCTGCCCCGCAAGCCGGGCATGAGCCGCGACGATCTGATCGAGGTCAACTCCAAGATCATGCGCCAGGTCTCCGAGGGCATCAAGCAGTATGCCCCCAACTCCTTCGTCATCGTCATTTCCAACCCGCTGGATGCCATGGTGACCCTGTGCCAGAAAATCACCGGCTTCCCCTACAATCGTGTCATCGGTCAGGCCGGGGTGCTCGACTCCGCGCGTTTTGCTTCCTTCATCGCCTGGGAACTGGGCGTGTCCGTCAAGGATGTCACCGCCATGACCCTCGGCGGCCATGGGGACGACATGGTGCCCCTCGTGCGTTACGCCAGCGTCAACGGTATCCCGGTCATGGAATTGCTCGAGCGTAAATACAAGGACAAGGCCAAGGCCAAGGAAGTCATGGAAGCCATGGTCAAGCGCACGCGCGGCGCAGGCGGCGAAGTCGTCGCCCTGCTCAAGACCGGCAGCGCCTTCTACAGCCCGGCGTCTTCGGCACTGGCCATGGCCGAGTCGATCCTCAAGGACCAGAAGCGCGTGCTGCCCACCTGCGTCTATCTCAACGGCGAGTTCGGCATCAAGGGCTACTATGTTGGTGTGCCCTGCGTGCTGGGCGCCAACGGTGTCGAGCAGATCGTCGAATTCGCGCTGAACGAAGAAGAGCAGGCGATGATGGACAAATCCCTGGCTGCTGTAAAGAGCCTGGTTGACAGCCTGAAAGATTGATCGGGCGATCGGCCGTCTGATTGCATGTGGATGGGGGCAATGGCGACATTGCCCTCATTTTGCATCCGTCCCAGTGCAACGACATCGGTTTTGAGAAGTTTTTTCATCTTGCGGAAAAGTCGGCGGCGGTAGGCGAGACCAAACAAGCTGAAATAACGGGCGTATACAAATAGTTCTGGCTTGCTTTGGCCGCTTGTGGTAGGATTCCGCCGTTTTCGTAATCCGCGGCGTGGCGGGGATCACACAAAAGGAGATAGATGGTAATGAGCAGCGCGAAGGGAACTCTGGAAATCATCGAAAGGTACTGTAAGGGGTGCAGTATCTGCGTCGAGTTCTGCCCCACCCAGGTTCTGGAAATGGACCTATTTGTCGTCAAGGCCGCCCGGCCGGAAGCTTGTATCGCCTGCATGCAGTGCGAACTGCGCTGTCCGGACTTTGCCATCAAGGTTCATAAGGTTGCCTAATTCGTAACAGGAGGACGGATAACGTGGCTAAAAAAGTTGCTCTTATGCAGGGGAACGAAGCCTGCGCTCATGGTGCGGTTTATGCCGGGTGCAATTTCTTCGGCGGTTACCCCATCACCCCCTCGACGGAAGTCGCCGAGGTTCTGGCCAACGAACTGCCCAAGGTCGGTGGCAAGTTCATCCAGATGGAAGACGAAATCGGCGCCATGGCGGCGGTCATCGGCGCGGCCTTGACGGGCGCCAAGGCCCTGACCGCGACCTCCGGTCCGGGAGTGTCCCTCAAGCAGGAATTGATCGGCTATGCCTGTATCGCCGAAACACCCTGCGTCATCGTCAACGTCATGCGCGGCGGCCCCTCGACCGGCATGCCGACCGGCCCCGGTCAGTCCGACGTGATGCAGGCGCGCTGGGGCACTCATGGCGATCATGCCGCCATCGCGCTGGTGCCGGCCTCCTGCCAGGAAATTTTCTCTGAGACCGTGCGTGCCTTCAATCTCGCGGAAAAATTCCGTATGCCCGTGCAGGTGCTTTTCGATGAAATCGTTGGACATATGCGCGAGCGCGTTGAATTTCCCGAGCCCGGCGAATTGGAAGTGATCGATCGTGCCCCCGTCACGGTGTCTCCCGCCGAATACAAGCCTTATGATGCCAGCAAGGGTGACGTGCCGCCGCTGGCCGCTTTCGGCTCCGGCTACAAATTCCATGTCACCGGTCTGAACAAGGCCGCCGACGGTTTCCCGACCACCAAGGCCGAATTGGTTGACGCCGAGGAGCGTCGTCAAATCAGCAAGGTCATGGATCGTGCCGATGAAATCGAAAAGAATGAAGAATATCAGACCCAAGACGCCGAAGTCGTGATCTGGGCCTACGGTTCCACGGCTCGCTCGGCCCGCTATGCGGTGAACGAACTGCGCAAAGCCGGTGTCAAGGCCGGGCTCTTTCGCCCCCTGACCCTGTGGCCGTTCCCCGAGAAGCGCACCGCCGCTCTGGCGCAGCAGGCCAAGGCCATCGTGGTCGCCGAGATGAACCTCGGCCAGATGATTTACGAAGTCGAGCGCGTGGCCAAAGGGGCCTGCAACGTGGCCGGCGTGTTCCGTGTCGACGGCGAGCCCATCAATCCCGGCCAGATCATGGATAAGGTCAAGGAGGTTCTTTAAATGGCTTACGATTACGAAAAGTCGATCCGTCCCGGGAAGTTGCCCCACATCTGGTGCCCCGGCTGCGGTCATGGGATTGTCATGAAGGGCCTGATCCGGGCCATGGATGCCTGCAACCTTGATCGTGCCAAGACCTCCATCGTCTCCGGTATCGGTTGCGCCAGCCGTCTGCCCGGCTACATGGATGCTTGTACCCTGCATACGGCTCACGGCCGTGCCGCGGCTTTCGCCACCGGCGTCAAGCTTGCCAACCCCGAGATGACGGTTATCGTCTGCGGCGGCGACGGCGACGGCACCGCCATCGGCGGCAACCATTTCATCCATGCCTGCCGCCGCAACATCGACATGACCTATGTCATCATGAACAACTACATCTACGGCATGACCGGCGGGCAGTTCTCTCCCTGCACGCCCACCGGCCACAAGGCGTCCACCACGCCCTACGGCAACCCTGAT
This portion of the Geoalkalibacter sp. genome encodes:
- a CDS encoding NADP-dependent isocitrate dehydrogenase, with product MTTKPAKIIWTEIDEAPALATYALLPVVEAFTKGTGIAVEMRDISLSGRIIATFPDKLREDQKIPDYLSELGELAKTPEANIIKLPNISASIPQLQAAIKELQAKGYDLPDYPEEPKTAEEKEIQARYAKVLGSAVNPVLREGNSDRRAAASVKEFAQKHPHRMMQPWPEVSQTRVAHMSGGDFYENETSVTLGKATEARIEFVAEDGKVSVLKEKLPLQAGEVLDSTHMDVAALRKFYAETIDEAKRKGVLFSLHLKATMMKISDPILFGHCVSVFYKDALEKHADALKEIGANVNNGLGDVLAKLDRLPAAKKAEIEADIQAVYQTRPAVAMVDSRKGITNLHVPNDVIIDASMPVVVRDGGKMWNLKDELQDCIATIPDRCYATMYQAIIEDCQKHGQFNPATMGHVSNVGLMAQKAEEYGSHDKTFTAPAKGRIRIVDASGATLLEQKVEAGDIFRACQTKDLPIRDWVKLAVNRAKASGAPAVFWLDEKRAHDAQLIQKVGTYLKDHDTTGLDIRIMKPVDAMKLSCERARKGLDTISVTGNVLRDYLTDLFPILELGTSARMLSIVPLLAGGGLFETGAGGSAPKHVQQFLKEGHLRWDSLGEYCALVPSLEMIAQNTGNAKASVLAETLDRAVAKYLENAKAPSRKVNEIDNRGSTFYLTLYWAQALAAQDKDADLKARFTKVAKDLEANTAKIDQELLAAQGRPVDIGGYFRPDPVKAAKEMRPSATFNAIIDSIA
- a CDS encoding 4Fe-4S binding protein; protein product: MSSAKGTLEIIERYCKGCSICVEFCPTQVLEMDLFVVKAARPEACIACMQCELRCPDFAIKVHKVA
- a CDS encoding LysM peptidoglycan-binding domain-containing protein, whose protein sequence is MLLATIQSGCSAPPPRQELEGARSLVARAYALGAEQLATKSYRDAQEALRQGELDIAQGEYPRARTSFALAEHYAREAIRLTEQERLRREEEKLAREAAEREAQRAAVPAPAPVSPRARPAPPPAAVPARPAAPAAAPSTVPAPATVRVSTYDVQTGDTLWLIAARPEVYGDPLLWPLLYKANRDQIKDPRRVYLGQTLDIPRNVSQDELEEVRAQALQSEIFPVDPLLRKTLSPP
- a CDS encoding 2-oxoacid:acceptor oxidoreductase subunit alpha, which translates into the protein MAKKVALMQGNEACAHGAVYAGCNFFGGYPITPSTEVAEVLANELPKVGGKFIQMEDEIGAMAAVIGAALTGAKALTATSGPGVSLKQELIGYACIAETPCVIVNVMRGGPSTGMPTGPGQSDVMQARWGTHGDHAAIALVPASCQEIFSETVRAFNLAEKFRMPVQVLFDEIVGHMRERVEFPEPGELEVIDRAPVTVSPAEYKPYDASKGDVPPLAAFGSGYKFHVTGLNKAADGFPTTKAELVDAEERRQISKVMDRADEIEKNEEYQTQDAEVVIWAYGSTARSARYAVNELRKAGVKAGLFRPLTLWPFPEKRTAALAQQAKAIVVAEMNLGQMIYEVERVAKGACNVAGVFRVDGEPINPGQIMDKVKEVL
- a CDS encoding 2-oxoacid:ferredoxin oxidoreductase subunit beta, with protein sequence MAYDYEKSIRPGKLPHIWCPGCGHGIVMKGLIRAMDACNLDRAKTSIVSGIGCASRLPGYMDACTLHTAHGRAAAFATGVKLANPEMTVIVCGGDGDGTAIGGNHFIHACRRNIDMTYVIMNNYIYGMTGGQFSPCTPTGHKASTTPYGNPDPIFDISKLAIGAGATFVARTTAFHATQIDKLIAEGIKHKGMAVIEVLDDCPTTYGRRNKFRSVVDMMKRLKDIAVPVQAAAKMTAEQLEGKVLTGVLYKEDKPEYCEMYQKVIERAQGAKS
- the mdh gene encoding malate dehydrogenase; the protein is MARPKIALIGGGQIGGVLAQLCALRELGDVVLFDIVEGLPQGKCLDIAEASPVDGFDVELKGTNDYKDIAGANVVIVTAGLPRKPGMSRDDLIEVNSKIMRQVSEGIKQYAPNSFVIVISNPLDAMVTLCQKITGFPYNRVIGQAGVLDSARFASFIAWELGVSVKDVTAMTLGGHGDDMVPLVRYASVNGIPVMELLERKYKDKAKAKEVMEAMVKRTRGAGGEVVALLKTGSAFYSPASSALAMAESILKDQKRVLPTCVYLNGEFGIKGYYVGVPCVLGANGVEQIVEFALNEEEQAMMDKSLAAVKSLVDSLKD